AGGCTGATTAGCAAGGAGGGGCATGACTATTTGAGTGAAGCCTTAAATTTTCCGGATTACTATGGAAAAAATTTGGATGCCCTTTATGACTGCTTATGTGAAATTGAAGCTGATATTGAGTTAGTTAATGCAAATGTTGTTGATGAGGATATTATTGATACTTTTAAAGACGCTGCCAGCGAAAACGAGTTTTTAAATTTTGAAATTTCCTCATAAACTTTTCTATTTTTTAAATAATCTTATTAATTATAAGAAATAAAATTCTATTAAGTGATTGTTATGAAAGGTATAGTACTTGCAGGTGGTTCTGGAACTCGCCTTTACCCTATTACGAAAGCAGTTTCAAAGCAATTGTTGCCTTTATATGATAAACCAATGATTTATTATCCTATATCTGTTTTAATGCTTGCTGGGATTCGAGAAATATTGATAATATCAACTCCTCGTGATTTGCCCATGTATAAAGATTTACTAGGTGACGGAAGCAATTTCGGTGTTGAATTTTCATATGAAGTTCAGGAAAATCCAAATGGGCTTGCAGAAGCATTTATTATTGGTGAAGAGTTCATAGGCAATGATAATGTTGCTTTAATTTTAGGAGACAATATATTCCATGGTCACAGATTTTCTGAAATATTGGAAAGAGCTAAGGATCTTGATGAGGGTGCTGTGATATTTGGATACTTCACTAACAATCCCGAAGCGTTCGGGGTTGTTGAATTTGATGACGACTGGAATGTTTTGTCTGTAGAGGAAAAACCGGAAAAACCTAAGTCAAATTATATTGTACCTGGCCTTTATTTTTATGATAATGATGTAATTGAAATAGCGAAAAACGTGAAACCTTCCGATAGGGGAGAAGTTGAAATTACATCAGTTAATGAAGAGTACCTCAAACGTGGAAAGCTTAAGGTAGAACTTTTAGGAAGGGGTATGGCCTGGCTTGACACAGGTACTCATGAGGGACTTTTAGAAGCTTCAAACTTTATTGAAACTATTCAAAAAAGACAAGGATTGTATATAGCCTGTCTTGAAGAAATAGCTTATCTTAAAGGTTACATTGATGACGAAACGTTGTTGAAAACAGCCAATGAACTTAAAAAAACTGATTATGGGCAATACTTATTTAAATTAGTTAAAAAGTGATTTTATGGGAAAATTTAAATTTACTAAATTGGACATTGACGGAATGTTTACAGTAGAACCTACCGTTTTTGAAGACAATAGGGGATACTTTATGGAATCTTATAATGAAAACGACTTTAAAGAGGCAGGTTATGATTTAACTTTTGTCCAGGACAATCAATCAAAGTCTTCTAAAGGAGTTTTAAGAGGACTGCACTTGCAAGTTAATTATCCTCAAGGAAAATTAGTTCGCGTAATTAAAGGAGAAGTGTTTGATGTCGGCGTTGATTTAAGGGCAGATTCACCTACTTACGGAAAATGGGCTGGTGCCATTTTATCTGAGGAAAATAAAAAGCAATTGTATATTCCTCCTAAATTCGCCCACGGTTTTGTAGTTTTATCCGATGAAGCCGAATTCCAATATAAATGCACAGAATTTTATCATGGTGAAGATGAAAGCGGAATCATGTGGAATGATGAGGACATTGCTATCGATTGGCCAATTGACGATATTGATGAAATTATATTGTCCGATAAGGATAAACAATGGAAGACTCTAAAAGAATCCCAAATCAAATACGAGTGATAGCATGACTAAGATTTTAGTTACAGGTGGAGCGGGATTTATTGGAAGTAATTTTGTCAGGTATATGGTTAATAAGTATTCTGAATATGAAATTATAAACCTTGATGCATTGACATACTGCGGAAACCTAGAAAACTTGAAAGACATTGAAAATAAAGATAATTATTCATTTGTTAAGGGAGACATTAGGGATAAATCTGTTGTAGATGATTTGGTAAAGCAATGTGATTATGTTATCAATTTCGCTGCTGAAAGTCATGTTGACAGAAGTATAGAGGATCCGGAAATTTTCATCAAGTCAAACGTTTTGGGAACACAGATTCTTTTGAATGCCGCTAAGGAGTTCGGCGTTGAGAAATACATCCAGATATCTACTGATGAAGTTTATGGAACTTTAGGAAAAACTGGTTATTTCACAGAAACCACTCCATTACAACCAAATAGTCCTTATTCAGCTTCTAAAGCCGGTGGAGATTTAATTACAAGGGCTTATGGAGAAACTTTTGACTTGCCGATAAATATTACCCGTTGCTCAAATAATTATGGACCTTATCAATTCCCTGAAAAATTGATTCCATTGATGATTTCAAATGCTTTGGAAGATAAGAAATTACCTATTTATGGGGATGGAAAAAATATTCGTGACTGGCTGCATGTTGCAGATCACTGTCAAGCTATTGACCTGGTTTTGCATGAAGGTAAGCTTGGTGATGTGTATAACATCGGTGGAAATAATGAAAAGGAGAATATTTATATTGTCAAATTGATTTTGGAGGAATTGGGAAAAGACGAATCATTGATTGAATTTGTAACTGATAGGTTAGGGCATGACAGAAGATATGCAATCGATTCAACTAAAATTCAAAATGATTTGGGATGGTCTCCTAGCTATACTTTTGAAAAGGGTATTGAAGAGACAATCCAATGGTACTTGGATAATCAGGATTGGACAAATCAGGTAAAAAGCGGAGATTATCAAAAATATTATGAAAAAATGTACGGTGACAGATAGTTTTACACTTGAAATGCACCTCTATTTTTAAATAATATTTACTTTTTTGATTTTTTTTTTAAAAAATAATCATAAATTTTTTATTTTTTTTTATTTTCATTTATATTAGTTTTATTTATTTATCTAGTCATTTTTTTCCAAATAAGGATACTTTTATATATTATTAATTCGTTAATATTCATTTGGAAATGGTTATTTTTGGGAAAGTTTTTTCCGATTTTAATGGGAAATGGTGATTGGATGTTGGAGCAATATTTACCTTTTGTTGGCTTAATAATCTTTGGTAATATTGAAAATTTAGTTTTATCTTCTCAAGGTGTTGTGGCTGGAGTTAATCCTGTCAAACTTGGAATTGTAAGTATTTTGTGTGTTTCAATGTGGTTGATTATTGGAACTTTCGGAACTCAACTCCTTATTAATTATGTTGATTTCATTGACTTCATTGGTGGGCTTGCAATATTTATTTTAGGTGCTCAGGCAATGGTTAAATCCATAAGGGGTGAATAATTTGAGTTCAGATATCAAACAATTTTCTATTTTAATTGTTTTTGGTAACATTGAAAACTTGATTTTAGCCGCTCAGGGTGTTAATGCCCATGTAAATCCACTTGGATTGGCATGTTTAAGCTTAATTGCCGTTGTTTGTTGGTTTTTAATAGGTACTTTTGGTACAAAGGTGGCCATGAAATATGCAAGATATATTAATTTCATCGGCGGGCTTGCAATATTTATTTTAGGTGTTCAAGCGATGGTGGAATCCATTCCGGGCATGTTAGCATTTTTCCATTAATTTAATTCTTTCACTGTTTCACTGTTGATTTTCATGAAATATTTTAAACATAAAATTTATGGAGCTTTATTTAGCATATTTAAAGTTTTTCCGATTAATAAAAATAAGATTACATTCATCACCGATTCAAAAGAATCGTTTAGGGGTAATCTGGATTACATTAAAAGGGAATTTGAAAAAAGAGGCTCTTTTGAATTCAACGTTTTCTATAAGGATAAATTTTCTTTCAGTTCATTTAAAAATTTGGCGTCATCTAAATTTGTATTTTTAAATGATAATTTCTTTCCAATAGCTTTCATGAATTTTAAAAAGGAAACGACTGTCACTCAGCTATGGCATGCTCCAGGCGCTTTTAAAAAGTTTGGAGGATCAGTCGATAGTGGGAGTGTTGATATTCTTAAAAAAATTAGTAAGAACACTGATTATTTAATTGTTTCTTCTAAAAATATTGAGGATTATTATAGTGAGGCCTTTCAAATTCAAAAAGATAAGATAAAGCCGTTAGGCCTTCCAAGAGCTGATTATTATTTTGAAAATCATGACATTGATGAGTTGAAGGCCAGATTCTACAAGAAATACAATATTGATGCAGATAAAAAAATTGTTCTCTATGCTCCAACTTTTAGGGATGAGGAAAAATACAATAATGTCTTTAATTATTTAGATTTAAAGGATTTTAATGAAGTTTTAGGAAGTGATTATATTTTGGCTTTAAGACTTCATCCAAAAATTAAGGATTTTTATTCAGATGATATTTCCACTGAAGGGAAGTATGTGGATTGCAGTGATTATCCTTCAGAACAGGAATTATTGTTAATCAGTGACGTTTTAATCACGGATTATTCATCCATAATGATTGAGTTTGCAATGTTGAATAAACCTATCGTATTTTTTGCATATGATTTTGATACTTATTTATCAGATGAAAGAGGATTCTATTTTGATTTTAAATCTGGTGTTCCGGGACCTGTTGTTGAAAATTCAAGTCAATTGATTAATGCAGTTAAAAATTATGATTTCGATGAAAGTAGAATATCCAAATTTGTAAAGACACAGTTTGATGTAATTGATGGTAAAGCATCCGAGAGAGTTGTTGATTTTCTATTAGAATGTGAGGGTTAATATGTCAAATGTTAAAGTCAGTGTAATTATTCCAGTCTACAATTGTTCTAAATATATAGGTAACACTCTCGATTCAGTAATCAATCAGACTTTTAGGGATTTTGAAATAATCGTCATCGACGATGGCTCAACTGATAATAGCTTGGAGATAATAAATGAAAAATTAAATGGTTGCGGCCTTCAATATAAAGTGATTCATCAGGAAAATGCAGGGGTCAGTGTTGCAAGAAACAGGGGGGTTGACGTTTCTACAGGCGATTACATAGTTTTTATCGATGGTGATGATTATGTTTTACATAATCACCTGTCTGAGCTGTATACCGGAACAAATGATTTTAGCTTAACCCAGTTTGTAAAACAGGACGGAGAAAAAGTATCCAATCCCAATTATTTTGATTTTGAAATTATCTCTACAGAGGAGTTTATCAAAAAAGAACTGAATATGGAAATTTTATTCAATTTTTTCCAGCTCATGTATAAATCCAGCATCA
This sequence is a window from Methanobrevibacter sp.. Protein-coding genes within it:
- a CDS encoding CDP-glycerol glycerophosphotransferase family protein encodes the protein MKYFKHKIYGALFSIFKVFPINKNKITFITDSKESFRGNLDYIKREFEKRGSFEFNVFYKDKFSFSSFKNLASSKFVFLNDNFFPIAFMNFKKETTVTQLWHAPGAFKKFGGSVDSGSVDILKKISKNTDYLIVSSKNIEDYYSEAFQIQKDKIKPLGLPRADYYFENHDIDELKARFYKKYNIDADKKIVLYAPTFRDEEKYNNVFNYLDLKDFNEVLGSDYILALRLHPKIKDFYSDDISTEGKYVDCSDYPSEQELLLISDVLITDYSSIMIEFAMLNKPIVFFAYDFDTYLSDERGFYFDFKSGVPGPVVENSSQLINAVKNYDFDESRISKFVKTQFDVIDGKASERVVDFLLECEG
- the rfbB gene encoding dTDP-glucose 4,6-dehydratase, producing the protein MTKILVTGGAGFIGSNFVRYMVNKYSEYEIINLDALTYCGNLENLKDIENKDNYSFVKGDIRDKSVVDDLVKQCDYVINFAAESHVDRSIEDPEIFIKSNVLGTQILLNAAKEFGVEKYIQISTDEVYGTLGKTGYFTETTPLQPNSPYSASKAGGDLITRAYGETFDLPINITRCSNNYGPYQFPEKLIPLMISNALEDKKLPIYGDGKNIRDWLHVADHCQAIDLVLHEGKLGDVYNIGGNNEKENIYIVKLILEELGKDESLIEFVTDRLGHDRRYAIDSTKIQNDLGWSPSYTFEKGIEETIQWYLDNQDWTNQVKSGDYQKYYEKMYGDR
- a CDS encoding barstar family protein, which codes for MILDGRLISKEGHDYLSEALNFPDYYGKNLDALYDCLCEIEADIELVNANVVDEDIIDTFKDAASENEFLNFEISS
- a CDS encoding glycosyltransferase family 2 protein, whose product is MSNVKVSVIIPVYNCSKYIGNTLDSVINQTFRDFEIIVIDDGSTDNSLEIINEKLNGCGLQYKVIHQENAGVSVARNRGVDVSTGDYIVFIDGDDYVLHNHLSELYTGTNDFSLTQFVKQDGEKVSNPNYFDFEIISTEEFIKKELNMEILFNFFQLMYKSSIIKENNVRFTPGIVYGEDTEFALKALTYGDRIHISNEVTYYYIQHSDSAIRTTEFRRFDIVDIFENLANFYILHGKHELANLIFTSRIPRAIFGNMNYFFYSCYGFDDVMYIMKKRDLLTKLSKFKGDRKFALKVKLFLLYPRLYYKLWFRFKNSID
- the rfbA gene encoding glucose-1-phosphate thymidylyltransferase RfbA, whose protein sequence is MKGIVLAGGSGTRLYPITKAVSKQLLPLYDKPMIYYPISVLMLAGIREILIISTPRDLPMYKDLLGDGSNFGVEFSYEVQENPNGLAEAFIIGEEFIGNDNVALILGDNIFHGHRFSEILERAKDLDEGAVIFGYFTNNPEAFGVVEFDDDWNVLSVEEKPEKPKSNYIVPGLYFYDNDVIEIAKNVKPSDRGEVEITSVNEEYLKRGKLKVELLGRGMAWLDTGTHEGLLEASNFIETIQKRQGLYIACLEEIAYLKGYIDDETLLKTANELKKTDYGQYLFKLVKK
- the rfbC gene encoding dTDP-4-dehydrorhamnose 3,5-epimerase; amino-acid sequence: MGKFKFTKLDIDGMFTVEPTVFEDNRGYFMESYNENDFKEAGYDLTFVQDNQSKSSKGVLRGLHLQVNYPQGKLVRVIKGEVFDVGVDLRADSPTYGKWAGAILSEENKKQLYIPPKFAHGFVVLSDEAEFQYKCTEFYHGEDESGIMWNDEDIAIDWPIDDIDEIILSDKDKQWKTLKESQIKYE